The segment GCGCCTGCACACCCATCCCCAAAAAACTCAGGAAGGATTCTTCCAGCATCACAGTTGGAATCGTGAGGGTTGAATACACAATCACCGGCCCCAGCGTGTTGGGCACCAAATGTCGAAAGATAATACCGGGGCGACTGACACCAATGGACACCGCCGCTTCAACAAACTCCTGGTTTTTAAGCGAAAGCACCTGTCCGCGCACAATCCGTGCCATCGTGAGCCACGAAATCGCTCCGAGTGCGATATAGAGCAACATCAGGCTTCGCTCAAAAAAACTCAGCAGGACGATAACAATAAAGATAAACGGCAGAGCGTAAAGCACATCCACCGCCCGCATCATCACTTCATCGGTTTGGCCTCCGATATAGCCCGAAACTGCGCCATATGAGACTCCGATCACAATACTGACAAAGGTTGAGACCAGGGCTACCTTGAGTGAAATTTGCCCTCCGGCCAGACACCGCACCAGAATATCCCGCCCAAGTTCATCCGTCCCAAACCAGTGTGCCAAACTTGGGGGTTGGTTCAGCGCATTAAAATCTTGCTGGTCATAGGTATACGGTAAAAATTCCGGCCCAATCAGAACCATGCCTATCATCACCACAAGCAATATTCCGCCCACCACGGCCAACTTGTTTTTGAGCAGCCGACGCCAGGCATCTTTCCAAA is part of the Acidobacteriota bacterium genome and harbors:
- a CDS encoding ABC transporter permease produces the protein MPTFLSATNESFELAEGTSLWKDAWRRLLKNKLAVVGGILLVVMIGMVLIGPEFLPYTYDQQDFNALNQPPSLAHWFGTDELGRDILVRCLAGGQISLKVALVSTFVSIVIGVSYGAVSGYIGGQTDEVMMRAVDVLYALPFIFIVIVLLSFFERSLMLLYIALGAISWLTMARIVRGQVLSLKNQEFVEAAVSIGVSRPGIIFRHLVPNTLGPVIVYSTLTIPTVMLEESFLSFLGMGVQAPLASWGTMVSSGVQSISIYPWQLIFPAVLMTLTLLSLNFVGDGLRDALDPQMRKN